The Henckelia pumila isolate YLH828 chromosome 2, ASM3356847v2, whole genome shotgun sequence genome includes a window with the following:
- the LOC140879130 gene encoding uncharacterized protein, with product MQPSQHIDKVMLAISSKEIHKNRLRLKTTIISVRWLALQGCSFRGHNESSKSLNWGNFLEMLDALGRMNKEVGDVLSSAARNNTYTSREVQKEVLNIMSNRVRQKIQSETGDASFCILVDEAHDESKREQMALILRFVNNSGILTERFFAIKSVSDITSLTLKNDVSNILVHYNLQAQNMRGQGYDGASNMRGAWNGLQALFLRDCPYEYYVHYFSHRLQLTLVSAAKDVQDIWDFFSHLDNVVNMVTSSPKRICELQSTQRREIDHLLEIEELDSGRGAHQISNLQRAGETRWSSHYDSVKSLIDMYGATCKVLVHLSEHSPNTSSQAEVGGIFKNITNFEFVFVLHFMRRILAITDALCQVL from the coding sequence ATGCAACCATCTCAGCATATCGACAAAGTAATGCTTGCTATATCAAGTaaggaaattcataaaaatcgTTTGCGTCTTAAAACCACAATTATAAGTGTTCGGTGGCTCGCACTTCAAGGTTGTTCTTTTAGGGGTCACAATGAATCATCTAAGTCATTGAATTGGGGGAATTTTCTTGAAATGTTGGATGCTTTAGGACggatgaataaagaagtgggggaCGTATTGAGTAGTGCTGCGAGAAATAATACATACACTTCTCGAGAAGTACAAAAGGAGGTTTTGAATATTATGTCCAATAGAGTACGACAAAAAATTCAAAGTGAAACTGGAGATGCAAGCTTTTGTATTCTTGTTGATGAAGCACATGATGAATCCAAACGTGAGCAAATGGCTCTTATCTTGAGGTTTGTGAACAACAGCGGGATTCTGACAGAACGATTTTTTGCAATCAAAAGTGTTAGTGATATTACCTCACTAACTTTAAAAAATGATGTCAGTAATATTCTTGTTCATTACAACCTTCAAGCTCAAAACATGAGAGGCCAAGGTTACGATGGGGCAAGTAATATGCGGGGTGCTTGGAATGGACTGCAGGCTTTATTTCTCAGAGATTGTCCATATGAATATTACGTACATTATTTTTCTCACAGATTACAATTAACATTGGTTTCAGCGGCAAAGGATGTCCAAGATATTTGGGATTTCTTCTCTCATCTGGATAATGTTGTTAATATGGTGACATCTTCTCCCAAGCGCATTTGTGAGTTGCAAAGTACTCAAAGAAGAGAAATagatcatttgctagaaattgAAGAACTTGATTCAGGACGCGGGGCTCATCAGATTTCTAACTTGCAACGAGCGGGGGAAACTCGTTGGAGTTCTCATTATGACTCCGTAAAGAGTCTGATAGATATGTATGGTGCAACTTGTAAGGTGCTTGTGCATCTAAGTGAACATAGTCCGAATACAAGTTCTCAGGCTGAAGTTGGTGGCATCTTCAAAAACAtaacaaattttgaatttgtctTTGTCTTACATTTCATGCGAAGGATTTTGGCCATCACTGATGCTTTGTGTCAGGTCCTCTAG